From a region of the Mytilus galloprovincialis chromosome 3, xbMytGall1.hap1.1, whole genome shotgun sequence genome:
- the LOC143068017 gene encoding uncharacterized protein LOC143068017 isoform X1, whose product MSDSDEADCFGEQNPNGDTISSAEEHCSLSLDIIEDIKSQFFIEPSNTVEDPLEISLHTTAKGHFIEKSDSIRSPLDIKLRNMDRLLAINRQLVIYWNHWLVLETLKYLLRTSNTEDDLSLIVDRQDSDGDTAIFEICITVLRTRDDSDIEIDLGGAFLEVKSFIKRITYIPRVKCVKFKNLYQCRIRHGFRTNYYLKVDHEQHLSMERLTNEKQDFWNFDCYIFKCLKMCESPDEIPTTMFICVLRSCHQFDNHKPYVMAKNCANVGVMIFPTLELDVQKTDRADPRFFRVTKTSNGKHLFESLIYKDYYLSWPSPLSNKLKLKKHSPVEMSMAVEDFGECHFEIINFEMIR is encoded by the exons ATGAGCGACAGTGACGAAGCGGACTGTTTTGGTGAACAGAATCCAAATGGTGACACGATTTCATCAGCG gaGGAACATTGTTCACTAAGTCTAGACATTATAGAAGACATCAAATCACAATTTTTTATTGAACCATCAAATACCGTCGAAGACCCACTGGAAATTTCTCTCCATACAACTGCAAAAGGTCACTTTATTGAGAAATCTGACAGTATAAGAAGTCCTCTTGACATAAAACTAAG AAATATGGATCGACTGCTGGCAATCAACAGACAGTTAGTTATATACTGGAACCATTGGCTAGTGTTAGAGACTTTGAAATACCTACTGCGTACGTCAAATACTGAAGATGACCTTTCTCTT ATCGTAGACCGGCAAGACAGTGATGGTGACACTGCTATATTTGAAATCTGCATAACAGTCTTGAGAACTAGAG ATGATTCTGATATCGAAATCGATCTTG gtGGAGCGTTTCTTGAAGTAAAAAGCTTTATAAAAAGAATAACCTACATACCTCGGGTAAAATGTGTGAAGTTTAAAAATCTCTATCAGTGTAGAATCAGACATGGATTTAGAACAAATTATTACCTTAAAGTTGACCATGAACAACATCTATCAATGGAACGGTTAACCAATGAAAAACAGGATTTCT GGAACTTCGACTGTTACATTTTTAAATGTCTCAAAATGTGCGAATCACCTGATGAAATTCCAACGACAATGTTCATCTGTGTGCTGCGATCATGTCATCAGTTCGATAATCACAAACCATACGTTATGGCGAAAAATTGTGCAAATGTTGGAGTCATG ATTTTCCCCACTTTAGAACTTGACGTTCAAAAGACTGACAGAGCAGACCCCCGTTTTTTCAGAGTTACGAAAACTTCAAACGGAAAACATCTTTTTGAGTCTCTCATTTATAAAG acTATTATCTGAGTTGGCCTAGTCCGTTGAGCAACAAGTTGAAATTGAAAAAGCATTCACCAGTAGAGATGTCAATGGCTGTAGAAGATTTCGGAGAAtgtcattttgaaattatcaacttTGAGATGATACGATAA
- the LOC143068017 gene encoding uncharacterized protein LOC143068017 isoform X2 yields the protein MSDSDEADCFGEQNPNGDTISSAEEHCSLSLDIIEDIKSQFFIEPSNTVEDPLEISLHTTAKGHFIEKSDSIRSPLDIKLRNMDRLLAINRQLVIYWNHWLVLETLKYLLRTSNTEDDLSLIVDRQDSDGDTAIFEICITVLRTRGGAFLEVKSFIKRITYIPRVKCVKFKNLYQCRIRHGFRTNYYLKVDHEQHLSMERLTNEKQDFWNFDCYIFKCLKMCESPDEIPTTMFICVLRSCHQFDNHKPYVMAKNCANVGVMIFPTLELDVQKTDRADPRFFRVTKTSNGKHLFESLIYKDYYLSWPSPLSNKLKLKKHSPVEMSMAVEDFGECHFEIINFEMIR from the exons ATGAGCGACAGTGACGAAGCGGACTGTTTTGGTGAACAGAATCCAAATGGTGACACGATTTCATCAGCG gaGGAACATTGTTCACTAAGTCTAGACATTATAGAAGACATCAAATCACAATTTTTTATTGAACCATCAAATACCGTCGAAGACCCACTGGAAATTTCTCTCCATACAACTGCAAAAGGTCACTTTATTGAGAAATCTGACAGTATAAGAAGTCCTCTTGACATAAAACTAAG AAATATGGATCGACTGCTGGCAATCAACAGACAGTTAGTTATATACTGGAACCATTGGCTAGTGTTAGAGACTTTGAAATACCTACTGCGTACGTCAAATACTGAAGATGACCTTTCTCTT ATCGTAGACCGGCAAGACAGTGATGGTGACACTGCTATATTTGAAATCTGCATAACAGTCTTGAGAACTAGAG gtGGAGCGTTTCTTGAAGTAAAAAGCTTTATAAAAAGAATAACCTACATACCTCGGGTAAAATGTGTGAAGTTTAAAAATCTCTATCAGTGTAGAATCAGACATGGATTTAGAACAAATTATTACCTTAAAGTTGACCATGAACAACATCTATCAATGGAACGGTTAACCAATGAAAAACAGGATTTCT GGAACTTCGACTGTTACATTTTTAAATGTCTCAAAATGTGCGAATCACCTGATGAAATTCCAACGACAATGTTCATCTGTGTGCTGCGATCATGTCATCAGTTCGATAATCACAAACCATACGTTATGGCGAAAAATTGTGCAAATGTTGGAGTCATG ATTTTCCCCACTTTAGAACTTGACGTTCAAAAGACTGACAGAGCAGACCCCCGTTTTTTCAGAGTTACGAAAACTTCAAACGGAAAACATCTTTTTGAGTCTCTCATTTATAAAG acTATTATCTGAGTTGGCCTAGTCCGTTGAGCAACAAGTTGAAATTGAAAAAGCATTCACCAGTAGAGATGTCAATGGCTGTAGAAGATTTCGGAGAAtgtcattttgaaattatcaacttTGAGATGATACGATAA
- the LOC143068017 gene encoding uncharacterized protein LOC143068017 isoform X3 — protein MSDSDEADCFGEQNPNGDTISSAEEHCSLSLDIIEDIKSQFFIEPSNTVEDPLEISLHTTAKGHFIEKSDSIRSPLDIKLRNMDRLLAINRQLVIYWNHWLVLETLKYLLRTSNTEDDLSLIVDRQDSDGDTAIFEICITVLRTRGNFDCYIFKCLKMCESPDEIPTTMFICVLRSCHQFDNHKPYVMAKNCANVGVMIFPTLELDVQKTDRADPRFFRVTKTSNGKHLFESLIYKDYYLSWPSPLSNKLKLKKHSPVEMSMAVEDFGECHFEIINFEMIR, from the exons ATGAGCGACAGTGACGAAGCGGACTGTTTTGGTGAACAGAATCCAAATGGTGACACGATTTCATCAGCG gaGGAACATTGTTCACTAAGTCTAGACATTATAGAAGACATCAAATCACAATTTTTTATTGAACCATCAAATACCGTCGAAGACCCACTGGAAATTTCTCTCCATACAACTGCAAAAGGTCACTTTATTGAGAAATCTGACAGTATAAGAAGTCCTCTTGACATAAAACTAAG AAATATGGATCGACTGCTGGCAATCAACAGACAGTTAGTTATATACTGGAACCATTGGCTAGTGTTAGAGACTTTGAAATACCTACTGCGTACGTCAAATACTGAAGATGACCTTTCTCTT ATCGTAGACCGGCAAGACAGTGATGGTGACACTGCTATATTTGAAATCTGCATAACAGTCTTGAGAACTAGAG GGAACTTCGACTGTTACATTTTTAAATGTCTCAAAATGTGCGAATCACCTGATGAAATTCCAACGACAATGTTCATCTGTGTGCTGCGATCATGTCATCAGTTCGATAATCACAAACCATACGTTATGGCGAAAAATTGTGCAAATGTTGGAGTCATG ATTTTCCCCACTTTAGAACTTGACGTTCAAAAGACTGACAGAGCAGACCCCCGTTTTTTCAGAGTTACGAAAACTTCAAACGGAAAACATCTTTTTGAGTCTCTCATTTATAAAG acTATTATCTGAGTTGGCCTAGTCCGTTGAGCAACAAGTTGAAATTGAAAAAGCATTCACCAGTAGAGATGTCAATGGCTGTAGAAGATTTCGGAGAAtgtcattttgaaattatcaacttTGAGATGATACGATAA